Within Harpia harpyja isolate bHarHar1 chromosome 4, bHarHar1 primary haplotype, whole genome shotgun sequence, the genomic segment cccccctgccccaactTAAAAACTCCGCATCTTGCTTCACCCCACCGACAAGGATGTTTCAGGACAGCAGcggacaccaccacccccctgcTCCACGCACGCCCCAGGACTGGGGCTGCTCCTTGCTCatggggggaataaaaaaaaaaaaaaaaaagaaaaaaaacaccaaaaaaaaaaaagaaaaaaagaaaaccaaattatttctgcTAGGATAAAAACAAGGCAGAAAGGAGCTGACGGCGTCACTCACCCCTCCGTGCGGAGGTTTCCCCTAAATTACCTTTTATTCTGGCACAAAGAGAGCGGCTAGAGGAGCTACCGCAGAGCCGGGGATCCTTCCTGCTTGCTTTTGGGGTTCactagagcttttttttttcctgcttattcaTTCCAGGCCTGATCCAGGGCTCGCTCGCGTCTCCTGCCACCCATCTCACCGGCCAGCCGCGCCGGGGATCCCAGTTTATCCTGCTTTCATTCTTCCCAGCTCAGCTTGGCTCCGGAGAAAGATGGGAGATGCTTGGAGGTGTCTTCCTTACTGCAAATCACTTTATATAAATAAATTCCCTCGGGAAAACAAAgagattctccccccccccccccaaaaaaaaagcaccGATCGCTCCTACGTTACGGCAGTGGGACCGGCTTGGGGGTGGGAAAAAGCATCAAAGGTTTCCCTGAATCATCAGATTTTAGGTCGAGATCTTCTCACTGCAACAATCAGATCAACAGGACTGGGGGTGCTTagggtgggatttggggtttgttttttttttttatccctcaaTGATACAGTTTGAACCAGTTCTCAAAAATGCTTGCTGTTGGAAAAGACAATTATAATCACCGATGTCTGAATACACTGTTCTGTgcaaggctggaaaaaaaaaaaagtagagagcCAGAGATTTCAAGTAATAAGAAACCGTTTTTCCTAGGACAAATGCCagtcttcctaaaaaaaaaaaaaaaaaaattaaaaaaaaaaaaagaggaaaaccccACGGAagcccctctcccaccaccccgaggggcaggagctgccggcCAGGCACTGCCAAGCCTTAATTTTGCTCCTTTGACCCCaaatttatgggaaaaaaaaaagggtcagcGCTTCCCTTCCGCCAGTAAGGGGTCGGATCCCGCGCTCCTCACCCACCCCAAATATTTTGGGGGGGTGAGGCGCGGGGTGGCGGGATGGGGACAGCAGCGCCTGCCACTCCCAAATTCACTTTACCACCACCGAATTCTTTATAATTTTTAACTACCATTCAAGCAAGGGTCATTTTCCTGCGGGTACAGTGAAAAATAGCAAGataggacttaaaaaaaaaaccaaccccgtGAACATTTTAGAGTGGGCAGAGATGCTCAAGCCCATCGGTCCTCAGGGTTGGATTCATCCTCTCTCTCCTCGATGTGcgtttatataaaaaaaattggctcccattaatttctctctctctccttctcactttttttttttttttttttttaaattgcttatcCTCGGTAAAACGGAGGCAAATCtctgtaaaatatttaacagcatcATAGTGGAGAAGATGGTTCGACGCTGCCTCCGTGGCAACACAGGAGGCCGATTCATTTGGGTTCTgggatatatataaatatatatatctatatatatatggcttccaagtgtttgaaaaaaaatcgCCTGAGCTGGTGTGGTTTAAATACCAGCAAACCCCGTGTACCCCACTTTGCATAGTCAACGCTGCCTAGGAGTCCGTCCTCGCATCCCCGGGAGTGGAAGATTTCTGATCCCAAAGCTctttaataatttgatttctcGATGGAGTTGGATTGAGAAAGGCCTTTCAGCCAGTGGcaggttttggttggttttttttaaatttaattaaaaaaaaaaagaaaaaaagaaagaaattaagtttttcCAATTGAAAAAGTTGGTGGGCTCCAATTTGTCCAAGATCTCGAAGAGTCGCGACATCTGACAGCTCTTGTGTTGTGGTGAAATTCATTAACTGGCTtgaaaaggccaaaaaaaaagaagctgctgcCATCTTTTCCACTATGTCTGAAATTCCTGTCGTTCTCCATAGAGAGCTCATAACACTTGGTTACCTGCACATAACTCCTGGCTCATAAGAAATTATGAAACTTAACttctcttttcattaaaaaaataaaatattcaagacTATCAGCTTTTATATAAAATATCAGCaagcccaaaaaaaaaaaaaaaaaaaaatcaattgctgAGGTAACTTCATACCTTgaggtagctttttttttttcttttctcttcttttttttttttttcttttttttttctctctcattgctCAAACACACAGCAATACCTGGCCTTCCCCCACATCTTCCTGTTGTTGCAATGGTTTAAAGGACAGTAACTGCTGCCGTGTTCCCTTATTAATGAACCACCCGCCTTCCTGATGCTGCATGAGCTGAATTTCAAGCCGGGTTTGGCTTTGGAGGATGCACCCAGGAAAATGCCTGCTCGGAGCGAGAGGGCTGGTCTccacttcagaaaataaacagataaaagcATCAGTGCGAGGTTTGCTCCAAATTCCCTCCTTTTAGCCCCAAATTGCCTCACCTGGGGGTTGCTCCCGGGTCTCCTCCCACCCGGAGAGTGCAGGTTCTGGCAACATCCCTCTCCCCCAAAATTAATCCCAATTTTGTTTTTCCACCCTCCCACCCCAATTTGCAGGAAAATCAGCGTAAATCCACATTTCGGCtggatttgcagcaaaaaaacgcggcgcgggggctgccccagccccgccgtGGAGACAAGACCTTCCCCTGCCTGGAAGAGGTGATGGCGGCAGTTACTGTCCCTTCCAAATACtcaatattaaaaacaaatcattaaaatatatctaaaatataAAATCCACATAAGAGTGACGGGAATCAGTAACCATATTACATTCGTTTGACGTATATATTTGGTATCGTCTCATGAGAACAGTTATTCTTACTGCAGAAAGGAGGGTGGTGGTTgcggttttctttttttaaataatgaaaaaaatacctttatgAACTAATAAAAATGTGCCAaatttcaagaatattttttccccacctaGAGAGATTTGGAGCGGGGGAATAAGACACAAATAGCCCCAGGGGAGTTCACGTGAGCTGGCACCTCCCCAGtttgctaataaaaatattccctgggtgttttccaaaaaaaaaaaccccctctatTCCCCCGCGGCTGAGCCCCCGGAGGCTCCGACAGGATTTCGGGGCGCAAACCTCCCACTccgggtggggaaactgaggccgAGGGCGGCTGGCAGAGGACGTGGCAATGGAGTCAGGCACAAAACCGGCCCCGGCTCAGCGGCAAAGCCGAGCGCCCTGCGGCTGAGCATCTCTCCGCTGCACCCCTCAACCCCGCCggctccctccccacctcccaaaCCATTCTGCACACATTTAGTTCCCATAATCTGATTACTAAAGAGATGAAGAGTAATTCAATGTTTCCTACCAAGCAGgggtttctttgccttttttttttttttttttttttttttggtggtggtttattGCTGTTGCTTGAAGGGAGGAGTGAAAAGCAAAAGCCCTTCCCCtcgccccttcccttccccggaCAGTTTGCCTCGTCTCTAGGACGGGTTGTCACCTCCGCAGCGGAGATCACTGAGAAAAATGGTCGCACGTCCCGCTTCTGCCATTCTTTCAtaggcttcaaaaaaaaaaaaaaattttaaaaaaaatttttctttctttaaactaacttaaaatgaaaagaaacattcaaacaactgaaagaaaaaaatcatcctggAAAATAGAGGTGCTCTCCTGGCTTCTAAGGCTTTACAAGGCACtgcactgcaggcagcacaggcaggaggaaTCCTGCCCTCCTGCACGCCCGCTGGTGGTTCTGAGGCTGGAGCGGTGCAGAGCTCCCAAGGGACCCAAATCCATTTGGTGCTAAGGtggggggtttattttctttttttttttttttttttttttttgcccacaaTGGATCTCATTACCAACAGTGGTTGGTAAGAATCCACTGGAatttctcttcaaaaaaaaaaaaaaaattaaaacagggggaaaaaaacaaaaaaacaaaattaaatgctcCAAAAGGCTTAACGTCGCTCTGGGAATATCCACCAgccgcggggagggagggagcgaggggTCGGGGAGACGCAGCCGCCGGGCGCCCCGGCTGGGATGGGACCTCCAGAGGCTACTTAAATGAGAGGGCAAATGCTGCACCCGCGAGAGGGGGACCCAGCACCGCGGTGGCCGCGGCTTACGCCACACCGTCGTCCCCCGGCACCCAGCGCCGCGCCGGCCTCGGCAGAGCAGTCGGCCGGCCCGGCGCGTTGCAGCACCTCTCGCTTCATTTAAGTAGCTGTCCTGGCACGTGGAGCTAAAAACGGacccaattttcttttttaccctAGCCATCTACCTTGGAAGCCAATCAAACTGCCTTTTAATCTCGATCGGTTAATGAAAAAATTAGCATCTGTCTACGGTAACTGATTCCCAGCCACTCTTAAGCCCGGCATTGGCTTGTTCCGCTTTTCACGTTGGTGTCGGTGCTGCTCTTATTTCCTCCGCGCTTGCGTCTGGCCGCTCTGTCCcttctggtgctgctgcttcACCTGGGCCAGGATGTCTCGGATCTTGCGCTGAGCCATCTGCGGATGAGAAGAGCAAAcggaggagctgggagggaacCCCAGGGCGAGCGAAACAGCTTTGCGTGTCGTGAAAGGTGCAACGGCTGGGTGAAATGGCTCCTGGAAATCCATTCCTGCcttatttttagcctggtttcctccAGAAGTAGGGTTTGGGAGGTCACACTCTGCGTGCGCACACACTCCCACAGCTCTCCGTGCTTCTCCCACCATCACCCACTTCTGCAAACACCACCAGCCAGGCATGGAAAAAACTTCCACAGGAGGCTACACGCGTGGACACAACCCCATACGAGCCATCAGAGAATCCACTAGTGCTGGCGCGGGAGCTGCCGGAGCCGTACCTGGCTGGCGTAGAAGTGCCCGATGATCTTCACGATGACCTGTTCGTTCTCGTCGGGGGTCTGGTCCCGCggcaccaccacctctgctgccGTCAGGTTCTGCAGCTCATTGACCTGCGGGGAAGGGGCAGAGACCACCCCATCGCATCGTGCGGGAAGCACAAGCTCCTCCGGGAAGTCCCAGCCAGTCGCCCGGGAAATCTGTCCCTGGGATGTCCCCAGGCACTGGTATGAAGTAGCCACCCTCCCAGGGATGTCGACGTCGTCCCCCAATTCCCATCCAAGCATCGCTTCTGCTTACGGTTTTGCCCCCTTTGCCGATGACCCTGCCCGCGGCCGAGGCGGGGACGCGGATGTGCGTCTCCAGCTTCACTTCTTCCTTCGGTCCAAAGAAgttctcctccttcagcttcccGTAAATCCTGCCTTGCGCCtgcggaggggagggaggacGGAGTCAGGCATCACCCGAGATGTCCTACCCCCAACACGTCCCCACCACGGCACGGACGTGCAGCCGGCTCGGGGGGTCTCCATCCCTGGGACCCGGGATGGGCCAGCATCCCATGAAATCCCAATTCCTCAGGGTTTTAAACCAGCTCAGCCCCTGGGAGAGCCAATGTTGGGTTAACCCAGCCACAGACTGGGCTCAAAATTGGGGTCACCACCctgctcctcccttcccagctccaTGGGGTGGCGGAGAGGGGCACCCCGAATCCCCCGCGGTGACGGCAGCGCAGGGGGAACCTTAAACTGAGCTTCTGGAGGGCCCGTGATGACAACCATGCGCACTTTGGAGTCCGGCGTCTCCGGAGGGGCAATCTGGAGGGGGGAGAGAGACGGTGGCTGCGGCGGAGAGCGGCACGGCCAGGGTGGGAGCCGTGCCCTCCCTCCCCTGCGCCGCAGGATTGGGCCCCCAGCCCGACTGCCTGGGCTTTTTGGGTGGTTTTCCCAGCCAGAAAGGCCCCCGCTCAGGGAGGTGCTGGcagaggtgtggggggggggggtccggggtcTGTCCCCGCTGGGGCAACACTACCTTGATAGAGGCACTTGCGAACCGGGAGAGCTGCTTGATGTGTTGGCCCTTCTTGCCGATGATGGCACCGACCGCCTGCGCGGGGATGAAGACGTGCACCGTCTCCTGCTCCGGAGGCTGCGGGTACAGCGTCACCGTTCAGGGCTCAGCGTCACCGTTCAGGGCTCAGTGCCACCCCAGGGATCAAGGCTCTAAGTCCCCTCCCAAGAGATGCCCACGCCTCTCCCAAGGGTGCAGGGCTGAGCCACCCAAACCCTGTGGGGTCTGAGCCCCTTCTCCACCCAGTTTGCAATAATTTACAAGACCAGATCCTGCACCCATGCTGGACCTGACCTGCCTGCTGACAGCAGGGGATGCTGAAGGCATAACCCTGACCATCGCAAGGGTCTTCTCCACGCAGGGGACAGTCCCGAGCTGGAAGCAGGATCAGTTTGAGCTGCCCGGTGTTCACCTACCATGAAGGAGCTGTACGGTGCAGCCCCGGAGACGCTGCTCGGCGGAGGAGGTACTGCGttggaggaggcagggaagaggccAACCGCAGCCAGGTTAAGGCCAGGGATGAGGTGAGATTGCAACTGAGGGTGAGAGGAAAGAAATGCTCATTGCTTTTATCAGGGCAACCTCCTAGAGAGCTCCCATCAGCCGAGACACAGGGCAGGACCAAACCCCACTCACGCTCATGGCAGCCACGTCGTTCTCGTAGGCTTCCCTCACTTTCTTCATGATCTCCTGCTCCGCTTTGCAGCAGTTCTCGATGGAGCCCTTCACCGTGATGGTTCTTTCGGGGTTGTATAGAGTCAGGTCCTGCAAGCTGATGGGAAAACCAGCGTCAGCACCAAGACCCCACACGACCAGCGGTACGCCGGGTCCTCTGGTCCTTCTGATGGGTGCcattggggtgctggggacacggggTGCCACTGCCACTGTCCACTGGGACTGCCTGGTCCCAGTCAGAGCAGGGACCAGCACCATGGTTTCCACGGGGAAGTCCACTCTGCCTTCCCCAAAAACATGGCTTAAGAGTAAAACCCCAGTCCTGGCCATCAAACCAGCCGGTCCCGAGTTCTGCAGCCCTGAAGGGACCCGGAGGGGACACcgaagggatggggaggggacaCTGAAAGGACGGGGAGGGGAACACAGAAAATATAAAGCCAAGATTCTTCGAGAGAGCTTTGGGGAGTAAAGCAACCACGCCACAGGCTGGCTTCCCAGCTGACAGACAGGCATCTCTGCCCACTCTCATCACATCACccatctcctcctcatcctccccacCCGCCCCGGGCTGAGGAAGGTCTGCCCTGGTTTCCCCAAAGGAAGAGAGGATCCTTACGACGAGATGGTGATTTTTGTCTCCGTGTCCTGCTCCACTTTCTTCAAGTTTCGCCCTTCTTTGCCAATCAGGCGCCCCACAAAGTTGTTATGGGCCAAGATTTTCAGAGGCACTTCGTCAGCTCTTGAGAGAGGAATGGGGGAATAAACATGAAGGATTACCACAGCCAGAAGAGAAGGGATTTGGtacagagggatgggggaagcTCAGGTCCCCTTGCTTGGAGTCCCTGGGTCCCCCAAACCAAAGCTCCTGCACGCACGGGAGCATCACCTGGCTTCGGGCGTTAGGAGGGTACCACAGCCCAGCGAAGAGCCGCGGACGGGATACGCATGCACAGAAAGGCAGGGGGAAACCTTACGTCTTGGTGTCCTTTGCCTCCTTCTGCATGATCTCCAAAATCATCTTgcaggcagcggagcagccctCGGGGGTGGAGTGGATGCTGATGGCTTTTTCTGCGGCTCCTGCATTTTCTTTCCGGTGCACATCGATCCTGCAAGCACGGGATGggcgctggggaaggggagcagctcTGCGGCTTCCCGGCAGCACGAGTGCCGGCTGCTCCGCTCCCCATGAACCACCTGGAGCTCACACTCAAATGTAAGGTTATATGCACCCAGGGAAGGTGAGAGGAGTTAATTCTGGCCTCGATACTTAACATGGATGCAGTGGCTAGAAGCTCAAGTCACAGAAATCCAAATAAGGCATCAGcatctatttattttaagcaacagGAGCGATTAAGTGGTGCAACAAGCACAAGCCTGGGTGACGGGATGGGCTGTCCATCACTTCATGTCTTAGATAAAGCCTTCCTTGGGGGACAAAAGCTGTAGCCAACATAAGCTCAGGGGCCAAATGCAAGAGCAGGCGGGTGAAGCTCAACAAGCTCGTGCTAAATGAGACCGGCTGAAGCAGCGACATCCCCACGCGCCTGCCTGGGTCCCATCCCAGCCAGGGCAGCCCCGGCAAAGGGAGACACGTAGGGAAGCGCAGCCAGAGAAAACTGGCTGGGACAGGGCATGGGAAAGTGGCTCTTGGACACACTGCCCTGCACAGCGGGAGAGCCGGAGGGGCCTCAAATAGCcccttctccaaaaaaaaaaaaaaaaaaaatccagcctcagAAATCACTGCAAACCACGAGGCGCAAACCAGTTCACGGGAGAACGGACTCACTTGGACTGCGTCTGCTTGGTGATGTTCCTGATGGTGGCCCCTTCCTTGCCGATGATGGCACCCACATACTGGGTGGGCACCAGGAGGCGGAGGGGGATATCCACCGGCTGCTGCTTGACCGGTGCCCCGGCAGTGACGGGGGAGCCCTGCCTGGGAGCACCGCGTGCCCCGAAGCCGCCTCGCCGCCCGTTCTCCGGCCCTTGCATGGACTGCTCGTCAGGGATGTAGGAGACCTTCAGCGCGTGGTTCTCCAGCTGGTGCCCGTTCAGCTTCATGATGGCtctggaaggagagaaggaattGGGGGTGAGGGTTCCTCCTGTCACGTTCCCACGCCGAGCGGCAGCGCATCAGTTCGGCTCAAAACGGGCCAAGCCCTCCCTGGCGTAACGCCCAGCAAGGGAAGCACCGGGAGCGGGGA encodes:
- the IGF2BP1 gene encoding insulin-like growth factor 2 mRNA-binding protein 1 produces the protein MNKLYIGNLNENVTPADLEKVFNDHKISFSGQFLVKSGYAFVDCPDEQWAMKAIETFSGKVELHGKQLEIEHSVPKKQRSRKIQIRNIPPQLRWEVLDGLLAQYGTVENCEQVNTDSETAVVNVTYANREQTRQAIMKLNGHQLENHALKVSYIPDEQSMQGPENGRRGGFGARGAPRQGSPVTAGAPVKQQPVDIPLRLLVPTQYVGAIIGKEGATIRNITKQTQSKIDVHRKENAGAAEKAISIHSTPEGCSAACKMILEIMQKEAKDTKTADEVPLKILAHNNFVGRLIGKEGRNLKKVEQDTETKITISSLQDLTLYNPERTITVKGSIENCCKAEQEIMKKVREAYENDVAAMSLQSHLIPGLNLAAVGLFPASSNAVPPPPSSVSGAAPYSSFMPPEQETVHVFIPAQAVGAIIGKKGQHIKQLSRFASASIKIAPPETPDSKVRMVVITGPPEAQFKAQGRIYGKLKEENFFGPKEEVKLETHIRVPASAAGRVIGKGGKTVNELQNLTAAEVVVPRDQTPDENEQVIVKIIGHFYASQMAQRKIRDILAQVKQQHQKGQSGQTQARRK